The following proteins are co-located in the Chloroflexota bacterium genome:
- a CDS encoding NAD(P)/FAD-dependent oxidoreductase has translation MDLDVAVIGASSAGLYAAERLARAGWRVGIFERREGIAPPRRTLIVTPRWSHLFTQVPETAVLHQVQVMAVATPGAAVRITLREPDLIIERRQFAQALARRAQEAGADLHYSHRFMAFDVGSRGVALCLRTADGRERTVHARAVIGADGPFSDVAAAAGIKRPPVVPILQAEIPLPSGWDPSVTKVWFDAQDTRFFYWLIPESSERGVLGLVGDHKVETRDLLARFLDRHDLEPLAYQGGLVAMHHPRLRPWGRVGDAPVLLVGDAAGQVKVTTVGGTVTGLWGAEAAVRSLLRGTSYARELRALKRELDLHWLLRVLLDRMDNAVYDRLVRCITPPVQRLLERYTRDELTKTFWRLLVFQPRLSLIGLQMLLRLASTRSRRVPEPYSMGDLPVRDSGG, from the coding sequence ATGGATCTAGACGTTGCTGTGATCGGGGCATCTTCCGCTGGACTGTACGCGGCAGAGCGATTGGCCCGGGCAGGATGGCGAGTGGGGATTTTCGAGAGGAGGGAGGGGATTGCGCCTCCTCGTCGTACGCTGATCGTGACTCCGCGGTGGTCTCACCTCTTCACCCAGGTTCCCGAAACGGCAGTCCTTCATCAGGTCCAGGTGATGGCCGTGGCCACCCCGGGCGCGGCCGTCCGGATCACGCTGCGGGAGCCGGATCTGATCATCGAGCGACGGCAGTTTGCGCAGGCGCTGGCTCGAAGAGCGCAGGAGGCGGGAGCGGACCTCCATTATAGTCACCGTTTTATGGCCTTTGATGTGGGCTCGAGGGGAGTGGCCTTATGTTTGCGCACGGCTGATGGGCGGGAGAGAACGGTGCATGCCCGGGCGGTCATCGGTGCGGATGGCCCGTTCAGCGACGTCGCCGCGGCGGCGGGGATCAAGCGCCCCCCCGTCGTGCCGATCCTGCAGGCGGAGATCCCGTTGCCGTCGGGATGGGATCCATCCGTGACGAAGGTCTGGTTTGACGCTCAGGACACCCGTTTCTTCTACTGGCTGATCCCGGAGTCGTCGGAGCGGGGGGTTTTGGGGCTGGTTGGGGACCATAAGGTCGAGACGAGGGATCTGCTGGCGCGTTTCCTGGACCGACATGATCTGGAGCCGCTGGCCTATCAGGGCGGGCTGGTCGCCATGCACCATCCACGCCTGCGGCCGTGGGGACGTGTGGGAGATGCGCCGGTTTTGCTGGTGGGCGATGCGGCCGGCCAGGTGAAGGTCACCACGGTGGGGGGCACCGTTACCGGCCTGTGGGGGGCGGAGGCCGCCGTGCGCTCTCTGTTGCGGGGGACCTCCTATGCCCGGGAGCTGCGCGCGCTCAAGCGGGAGTTGGACCTGCACTGGCTGCTCCGGGTGTTGCTCGACCGCATGGATAACGCCGTCTATGATCGCCTGGTGAGATGTATCACGCCCCCTGTGCAGCGGCTTTTGGAGCGGTATACCCGAGATGAGCTGACGAAGACCTTCTGGCGGCTATTGGTGTTCCAGCCTCGGCTGTCCCTGATCGGATTGCAGATGCTGCTTCGGTTGGCGAGCACGCGCTCGCGAAGGGTCCCGGAACCCTATTCGATGGGGGATCTGCCGGTTCGTGACTCGGGCGGGTGA
- a CDS encoding PEP-CTERM sorting domain-containing protein: MRWMSMIAGFLVLILPLTTHAQPNPPWCTPQGTYVPSDYRPTPKPPTTIIQGITDHRCINSTIYVFSGKTPDGELLGYSTVESDGTFTIHLSRPMRYDETILVYADCPDWCVWEVFKWTAPPIIPEPATLLLVGSGLVALGLKVLRSRHR, encoded by the coding sequence ATGCGCTGGATGAGCATGATTGCTGGGTTCTTGGTACTCATCCTACCTCTGACCACTCACGCACAGCCCAACCCACCCTGGTGTACACCCCAAGGTACATATGTCCCTAGCGATTATAGGCCTACCCCAAAACCTCCAACTACTATAATTCAAGGTATTACAGACCACAGATGTATAAACTCAACTATATACGTCTTCTCCGGTAAGACGCCCGATGGTGAATTACTTGGCTACAGCACTGTAGAATCGGATGGGACGTTTACCATCCACCTCTCACGTCCTATGCGCTATGACGAAACGATACTGGTCTACGCTGACTGTCCTGACTGGTGTGTTTGGGAAGTATTTAAATGGACTGCCCCTCCCATCATCCCCGAACCGGCCACCCTCCTGCTCGTAGGCAGCGGGCTTGTGGCGCTGGGGCTAAAAGTTCTTCGTAGTCGACATCGGTAA
- a CDS encoding nucleotidyltransferase family protein: MLPDEEALYTALRLVLTERADLVPWSSFGPEHYERLLTIAREEGVAPLLYWSLRESGCLDHWPEDLQWGLARRHYATAAHNTLIYQELERIASAFQDELSADDQALTADGRLPIVVLKGAALASTVYPSVALRPLSDLDLLVPRAFMEAAMRAMRSLGYEERIPEVSPGINRLIGHHVRLLGGPQENVVVELHWNLVAGDADWRTPPLDWFWAQVEPLSVDGEALGAECVGERDAARVCLYMLTPTAHLLYLSAHLMLQHGGAQAYLLWLYDLHLLVSRCGERLDWDLLAQQARAFQWTAALRAALQRMSESYGTPLPEGFLDRLAEDQEADSEYLVRRKASSLQTRATRLWANLFSLDRRARWRLIRGVLWPDPTFMRWRYRPRPDWLWPLYYPYRWFDIAREGLVTLHKMIRPSR, from the coding sequence GTGTTGCCTGATGAGGAGGCCCTTTACACGGCGCTTCGCCTGGTCCTGACGGAGCGGGCGGATCTCGTGCCCTGGTCATCGTTCGGCCCCGAGCATTACGAGCGATTGCTGACCATAGCGAGAGAGGAGGGCGTGGCACCGCTCCTGTACTGGTCGTTGAGGGAATCCGGCTGCCTCGATCATTGGCCGGAGGATCTACAATGGGGGCTTGCCCGGCGGCATTATGCCACGGCCGCTCACAACACCCTGATCTATCAGGAGCTGGAGCGCATCGCCTCCGCCTTCCAGGATGAGCTGTCGGCGGATGACCAGGCCCTGACGGCGGACGGCAGGCTCCCCATCGTGGTGCTGAAGGGGGCGGCGCTGGCGTCCACCGTGTATCCCTCCGTGGCCCTGCGTCCCCTGAGCGACCTGGACTTGTTGGTCCCGCGCGCTTTCATGGAAGCGGCCATGCGGGCGATGCGGTCCCTGGGATACGAGGAGCGGATCCCGGAGGTGAGCCCTGGGATCAATCGGCTCATCGGGCATCATGTGCGTTTGCTGGGGGGCCCTCAGGAGAACGTCGTTGTCGAGCTGCATTGGAATCTGGTAGCGGGCGATGCGGACTGGCGCACCCCGCCTCTGGACTGGTTCTGGGCGCAGGTGGAGCCCCTGTCGGTGGATGGGGAGGCGTTGGGTGCCGAGTGCGTAGGGGAGAGGGACGCGGCTCGCGTGTGTTTGTACATGTTAACCCCTACGGCTCACCTGCTCTATCTGTCCGCACATTTGATGCTGCAGCATGGGGGAGCTCAGGCCTATCTGCTCTGGCTGTATGATCTTCACCTGCTGGTGAGTCGATGTGGAGAGCGTTTGGACTGGGATCTGCTGGCGCAACAGGCCCGGGCGTTTCAGTGGACGGCCGCGCTTCGTGCGGCGCTCCAGAGGATGTCGGAGAGCTATGGGACGCCCTTGCCCGAGGGGTTCCTCGATCGCCTAGCCGAGGACCAGGAGGCAGACTCCGAATATCTGGTGCGGCGTAAGGCGTCGTCTTTGCAGACGAGGGCTACCCGCTTGTGGGCCAACCTGTTCTCGTTGGATCGGCGGGCGCGCTGGCGTCTGATTCGGGGCGTGCTTTGGCCGGATCCGACATTCATGCGTTGGCGGTATCGTCCGCGCCCTGATTGGTTGTGGCCTTTATACTATCCTTACCGTTGGTTCGATATCGCTCGTGAGGGTTTGGTGACGTTACACAAGATGATTCGACCCTCGCGATGA
- a CDS encoding PEP-CTERM sorting domain-containing protein — MHAHNGIWVWDILAVAPPIIPEPTTLLLVGSGLVALGTGVLRDARKRNSPRSTLFHSIDAH, encoded by the coding sequence ATCCATGCCCATAATGGTATTTGGGTTTGGGATATTCTCGCAGTTGCCCCTCCCATCATCCCCGAACCGACCACCCTCCTGCTCGTAGGCAGCGGGCTTGTGGCGCTGGGGACAGGCGTGCTTCGCGACGCACGGAAGAGGAATTCCCCCAGGAGCACCTTGTTCCACTCCATCGACGCACATTGA
- a CDS encoding PEP-CTERM sorting domain-containing protein (PEP-CTERM proteins occur, often in large numbers, in the proteomes of bacteria that also encode an exosortase, a predicted intramembrane cysteine proteinase. The presence of a PEP-CTERM domain at a protein's C-terminus predicts cleavage within the sorting domain, followed by covalent anchoring to some some component of the (usually Gram-negative) cell surface. Many PEP-CTERM proteins exhibit an unusual sequence composition that includes large numbers of potential glycosylation sites. Expression of one such protein has been shown restore the ability of a bacterium to form floc, a type of biofilm.) has protein sequence MMGRTIAAAMFFVLLLSTPAFGQRNPWPLPSDYPRFPTAGMTEFQGTLDQACAGLPVYIYAGTGPEGVLLGSSLVNPDGSFSVTLNRPLAEDETMTVFAECRDGAYVWDIFHIPPPIIPEPTTLVLVGSGLGLLALRRLWH, from the coding sequence ATGATGGGCAGAACGATCGCCGCCGCGATGTTCTTCGTCCTTCTCCTCAGCACGCCCGCCTTTGGGCAGCGCAATCCGTGGCCCCTCCCAAGCGATTACCCTCGTTTCCCCACCGCAGGGATGACCGAGTTTCAAGGTACGCTGGATCAGGCCTGCGCCGGACTGCCCGTCTACATCTACGCAGGGACAGGGCCGGAGGGAGTGCTGCTAGGCAGTTCCTTAGTAAATCCAGACGGCTCTTTCTCGGTCACCCTGAACCGTCCTCTGGCCGAAGATGAAACCATGACCGTCTTCGCCGAATGCCGTGACGGGGCTTATGTCTGGGACATCTTTCACATCCCTCCTCCTATCATCCCCGAACCAACCACCCTTGTACTCGTAGGTTCTGGCCTGGGACTGCTGGCGCTGCGCCGCCTGTGGCACTAG